Proteins from a genomic interval of Quercus lobata isolate SW786 chromosome 11, ValleyOak3.0 Primary Assembly, whole genome shotgun sequence:
- the LOC115967136 gene encoding TMV resistance protein N-like, with translation MIGICGMGGLGKTTLARVFYEMCSNHFEGSSFIANVREVNEKNGLLPLQKQLLQQILEERNIEVCNVYEGVNMIKNTLHQKKVLLVLDDVNELDQLENLVGEHDWFGSGSWIIITTRDKHLLVQHGVDEDKIYSPNTLKDEDALKPFCSKAFKKEQPEEGFVNVSYRVVNYAKGLPLALIVLGSFLAKRTIDIWESALESLQKIPNKKIVDILKVSYDGLEEMMKEIFLDIACFFGGGSVYKVMEILENCGFDARIGVSVLMDKSLVTIEFGKLWMHDLLQEMGREIIRRESPEEPGKRSRLWLRKDLLHALTNNTATEAIQAIYLNSLGEESLHNIEVSPKALSKTYNLRLLIIDGAHIPNGLDYLSNNLRYLYLFGYSSKCLPSSFQPEKLVKLTLLMSGIEYLWEGIKYLDKLKYIDLSGSEKLIWTPEFSGSLERLRLGGCINLVEIHPSIGKLNGKGVSWPQTSPSLVPLSGFKSGACCSKTYYVGKDLGNSLGHYLETNKRMWLTEQARFLRIRVDIPLNKPLRRGGNILNLDGEKTWVNFKYERLPSFCYVCGFLGHDEKHCPNFSCNPDSPKQYEEWLRATGSQKSSADRQKSSNSWSFEDEQSGRSSGRSASTMTNPSDSTSKLGAPSEIHEKNSESSKFKLSQSDLTSRDKKGAIGSGFEAMDVVSEVDRTSKSH, from the exons ATGATTGGGATTTGTGGTATGGGGGGACTTGGAAAGACAACTCTTGCTAGAGTTTTTTATGAGATGTGTTCTAATCATTTTGAAGGTTCTAGCTTCATTGCTAATGTTAGGGAagttaatgaaaaaaatggttTGCTTCCATTACAAAAGCAGCTACTTCAACAAATTTTGGAGGAAAGAAATATAGAAGTATGCAATGTTTACGAGGGAGTTAACATGATCAAGAATACGCTAcatcaaaaaaaagttttacttgTCCTAGATGATGTTAATGAATTGGACCAATTAGAAAACTTGGTCGGAGAGCATGACTGGTTTGGATCGGGGAGTTGGATTATCATAACGACTAGAGACAAACATTTGTTGGTCCAACACGGAGTGGATGAAGATAAAATATATAGCCCTAATACATTAAAAGATGAAGATGCTCTAAAACCTTTTTGTTCAAAAGCCTTCAAAAAAGAGCAACCCGAAGAAGGTTTTGTAAACGTCTCCTATAGAGTTGTAAACTATGCCAAAGGCCTTCCATTAGCTCTTATAGTTTTGGGTtcctttttggctaaaagaacAATTGACATATGGGAAAGTGCATTGGAGAGTTTACAAAAAATCCCGAACAAAAAAATAGTTGATATACTCAAAGTAAGTTATGATGGACTAGAGGAAATGATGAAGGAGATATTCTTGGATATTGCGTGTTTCTTTGGAGGGGGGAGCGTATACAAAGTAATGGAGATATTAGAGAATTGTGGATTTGATGCGCGAATCGGTGTAAGTGTTCTTATGGATAAATCCCTCGTAACCATAGAATTCGGGAAATTGTGGATGCATGATCTATTACAAGAAATGGGTAGAGAAATTATCCGTCGAGAATCACCTGAAGAGCCTGGAAAGCGTAGCAGGTTATGGCTTCGTAAGGATTTGCTTCATGCATTGACAAATAATACA GCAACAGAAGCAATTCAAGCCATATACCTAAACTCTCTTGGAGAGGAAAGTCTCCACAACATTGAAGTCTCTCCTAAAGCTTTGTCAAAGACATATAACCTTAGATTGCTTATAATTGATGGAGCGCACATCCCAAATGGACTCGATTATCTTTCTAATAATCTAAGATATCTTTATTTGTTtggctattcttcaaaatgtttACCATCTAGTTTCCAACCAGAAAAACTTGTTAAACTTACTTTACTGATGAGCGGAATTGAATATCTTTGGGAAGGAATAAAG TATTTGGACAAGTTGAAGTACATTGATCTTAGTGGTTCTGAGAAACTTATTTGGACACCTGAATTCAGCGGGAGCCTTGAGAGACTCCGTCTTGGGGGTTGCATTAATTTGGTTGAGATTCACCCATCCATTGGGAAACTCA ATGGAAAAGGGGTCTCTTGGCCACAAACATCACCTTCACTCGTGCCCCTTTCTGGGTTCAAATCTGGGGCCTGCTGTTCGAAAACTTATTATGTTGGAAAAGATTTAGGCAACAGCTTGGGACACTATCTTGAAACGAATAAACGAATGTGGCTAACGGAGCAAGCTAGATTTCTAAGAATCAGAGTTGATATTCCTCTCAATAAGCCTCTTCGCCGAGGAGGTAATATTCTCAACCTTGACGGGGAGAAAACCTGggtaaattttaaatatgagaGGCTACCCTCTTTTTGCTATGTTTGTGGTTTCTTGGGTCATGATGAAAAGCATTGCCCAAACTTTTCTTGTAACCCGGATTCTCCCAAGCAATATGAAGAATGGCTGAGGGCAACAGGCAGCCAGAAAAGCAGTGCGGATAGGCAAAAATCTTCAAATAGCTGGAGTTTTGAAGATGAACAATCAGGCCGTTCAAGTGGAAGATCGGCTTCGACAATGACAAATCCATCAGATTCCACCTCCAAACTAGGGGCACCTTCGGAAATTCAT GAAAAGAACagtgaaagttcaaaattcaaactctCCCAGTCAGACCTCACCTCACGTGACAAGAAGGGGGCTATAGGCTCAGGTTTTGAAGCTATGGATGTGGTTTCTGAAGTGGACCGCACCTCAAAGTCTCACTAG